The genomic segment ACTCTGGATATTATTGCGGCCTGTAATCTGTGTGGAGGTGCTTCTGCTTTATTCAAAACCCCGTCAATACGGTATCTGACCTGGAATTCATTTTCAAAAGGTTCAAAATGAATATCACTGGCATTCTGCTCAACAGCATTAAATATAAGGCGGTTTACAAGCCTGATTATAGGGGCTTCTGAAGCCATGTCAATCAAATGGTCAAGATCAGCTTCCGAACCAGATGAAATCTCATAAATATCTTTGTCAGCCTCTTCAATTATTGTTTCTATAGACTGGCTTCCAGCTCCATACAGTCTTTCAATGGCTTCAAAAATATCTTCTTTTTTCCCTTTTAATAATTTAATATCCAGGTCATAAACATATTGCAGTGTTTCGGAAATCTGTTTGTCATCAGGATCAGCCATAACAATCCAGAGTGTATTGTTCTTTTGCTCAACAGGAACAAAAACAGACTGCTTCATAAATTTTATGGAAAGATTTTCAAGCTGTACAGGCTCTTTTGGATAGTCCTGGTAACGTATTTGAGTTATATTGTTTTCTTTATTCATATTTTAAAATAGGGAATCATATGCCAGGCAGGATATTTATATCTTTATAATACAAATCTATCGGACAGAGATATAATGACGGACAGCATTAAATGTTCCCTGGCCGATTCCTTCTATTTGCTTGATATCTTCAATAGAATTAAAGGGAGGGTGTGTCTTTCTGTAACATGCAATCTTTACAGCTAAAACAGGGCCTATACGGGGAAGAAAAACCAGCTTTGTCAGAGGTGCTGTATTAATATTGATAAGCTCATCAAGAGCATTTTTATTTGCTGGATTTTTTATAAAATCATCATAGTGAATTTTTAACTGCTTTAAAGCAGTTTCTTTATTTTCCTCGTTAAACCAGACTTCTTTATTAAAACTGCCAATCTCATAAATCAATTGTTCATAATCTATTTTGCCTTTTGGATCCTGATAAGGGCAGTGCCGTATTATTTTTTTGCCTGCTGTTTCATCAGGATTTATTTCAATAAGTGCAAAAGAACTGTCAGGCAGAAGTTTAACAGCAGTATCTGTCCATCCCAGACAGTTATCGGATTTTGCAGTTTTTGGTAAAAAAAGCAATATAGTAACCAGGTAAAATAAAATAAAAGCTCTTTTTTCAGTTGATAAGAGTTTGATTGTCATGGGCATACCTTTAAATATTAGTCATTAACAAGGGTAAATTTAAGGCATCAACTTCAGTAAAAAACAGTTGATGCCTTAAATTTAAGTGCCTTAACTTAATCAGATTTTTTAGAACTTTTTTTTGTGTCATCTGGTTTATCTTTATCTTTATCTTTATCTTTATCTTTATCTTTATTTTTATCTTTATCTTTATCTTTATCTTTATTCTGCTTTTTTATATCTTTGTCAGGAGAAGCTTTAAGTACAATGATCTTATCTTTATTTAATTTAAAAATAGCTTCACCAATGCCCTTAACCTGCATTAAATCTTCAATGGTTTTAAACGGGCCGTTTTTTTTCCGATATTCAATAATATTTTCAGCAGTTTTAGGTCCTATTTTTTTAAGCTGTGTTAATTCTTCGGCTGTTGCCTTGTTTATATCTATTTTTACTATATCAGCAGCTTGTATGGTTGCCAATGTTCCCATAAAAAATACTGCCAGTGCAATAACCACAACTAATTTTCCTAATTTTTTCATTTGATTTTTCTCCTGTAATATAAATAAAGATTAATTATGCCATAGAAACAATCTGATTTACAAGTTTTTCAATTCCAGCAGCAATATCTTTTATTCCAGGCCCAAGCATATATGCCGGAGTTGTAACAATCTTGTTTTTCTGATCTATATGAATTTGATCTACAGCACACACAAAATGCTTTCCCCCTGCACTCTCAATGGCTGATGCTGTTGCCTGGTCGCTGCCAATGGTTACCTCTGGTTTTTTTGATGAAAGTGCTTTGGCAACAGCAGCAGGTGCTATGCAGATGGCTCCCACAGGCTTATTTGCCAAAACCATTTCATTAAGAATGCGGTCAACCTCAGGATGAACAACAGCATCAGGTCCTTTTTCTGCAAAATTACTCAAATTTTTTGCTGCCCCAAAGCCTCCTGGGAAAATAATTGCATCAAGGTTCAAAGCTTTAATGTCCTTGATATTTTTAATCTCACCTCTTGCAATACGGGCAGATTCTATGAGTGTGTTTCGCATTTCGCCGGTTTTTTCCTGTGATAAATGGTTGACAGTATCAAAGTCCATGTCTGGAGCCATGCAGATGGTTTCTGCTCCAGCTTTATCCAGATAAAACAGTGTCAGAACTGCTTCATGGATTTCCGAACCATCATATACACCGCATCCAGACAGTACAACCCCTACCTTTTTTCCCATAAAATTACCTCCTTGTTTATTCTGTATAAAAAAAACAGATATTTAGGCAATGCAGATAAAAGATATATAACAGATATTGAATAAATGGTCAAGATTGTATAATTTTTTAAAGAAAACATATTGTTTAATTTATTCAAATATATTAATAGGCAATATTTTACCTGCAGCAGGGGATTTTATTGACATGTTTTTGAAGCATTGGTATCATGAAAAAAATTTAGATTTAGATTTTCAAAAATATATTTTGACAGACTTAATTCTTTTAAGTAGATATTTGTTTTTTATTGTTTAATAAGTTTATGGATTTTTTTTATACTTGATTTGTAAGCACTATTGACCAGTTTAATAGTTGATGGTATTATAAAAATATATTAAAAAGCTATAAAAATGCAGCAATTTGTCATATGTTTGCTTAATAGATTAGATGTATTGTTATTATTATCCATTACATCTTTTGCGGGGAGGGTTTAGTTTTGGCGTTCGTTAATCTGAAAAATAAAGAGGTTCAGGCAAAAGTTGTTTTTTACGGACCAGGAAGAGGGGGTAAAACAACTAACCTGGAATATATTTACAGTAAATTTCGAGAACGAATTAAATCAGACATGGTCAGCATCAAAACTCATGGGGACCGGACGCTTTTTTTTGACTTTCTTCCTTTTGAGATTGGCAAAATAATGGGATATGATGTTAGAATACAGTTATATACAGTACCCGGCCAGGTAAAATACAATGCTACAAGGCGGCTTGTTCTTAAAGGGGTTGACGGTATGGTTTTTGTAGCTGATTCCATGGTAAAGCAGAGGGAAAAAAATTTACTTTCTCTGAAAAATCTTCAGGAAAATCTTGCGATTTACAAAAAAAGTATTTTTAAAATTCCCCTGGTCTTGCAGTATAACAAAAGAGATCTTGCAAAAGAGGGAGTCGAGCTGATGTCTATGGAGCAAATGGAAAAAGATCTGAACAGTCAGTTGAAAGTTCCTTCCTTCGGGGCCAGCGCAGTGACCGGTGAAAATGTTATTCCCTCCCTGAAAAAAATAATATCATTAACAATGGCTTCATTGCAGAATGTTTTGAAATAGGAGGGCAGGCAATTGGCATCTGATTATGATGACGATATAACTTTTACGGAATACACATTAGGTCAGGAACAACTTGAAAAAATCGAAGAGATTTTAATAGAAGATCTGATTAATAGCGGTGTTCACAGCGTTCTGTTGATTGATATGGCAGGAAATATTATTGCAAAAGCTGATAACGGAGCCTGTGAGCATGATGTATATTCACTGGCAGCTCTTGCTTCAGCAAATTTTGCAGCAGTGGATACCATGGCAAAAATTGTTGGAGAAGATGAATTTTCACTATTGTTTCACAAAGGTGAAACAGAAAGTATTCATTTTAGTAAGGTGCAGAGTGAATTCCTGCTTATTTCCATATTTGGGAAAAAAGTATCTTTAGGTTTACTGCGTCTTAAGGTTGCAGAAGCAATTGAAAAAATTAAAGACGTATGGAAGCAGTAATAATTTTTCAGCTCCTTTGGCATATTTTCTTCCAAAAGTTAATGTATTACAGGAGGGTAACAATTGGGATCCAATAATGATAGTGTCATTACCGATCAGGTTGACAGCCGGTTAGATGATCTTTTCGGCGACGATAACAATCAGGATGTCAGCCCTGAAACTGAAGGTATGTCGGACGATGCTGACAATGGTTCGGAAAATCATGCGGCGAATGTTGAATTAGACAACCGTCTTGATAATTTTTTTGAAAAAGAAAACAAGCCAAAAAGAGAGACAGATATTACAAAATCCATTGATCCCCATGAGATAGAAAACTCTTCAATAAAAGAACTGAAATCAGTTATTCTTTCACTTGAGTGGGAAATAACAGATCAGGTAATGCAGACCCTTGCCGAAGAAATCAGTAAACTGGAGACTTTATATAAATCTGATAAAATTATAGTTGCCTTTTTGCAGCTGCTCGGATCTCTGGGAAAATATATCCGTAAAAAAAGAGCAGAAGCCCATCCTGATTCCATAAGACTGCTTCATTCAGTTTATGAAAGCCTGGAAAAGGCAATGCTGTCAGATGAGTTAAGTGATGCTGCAAAAAAGAAGATGCTTGTATCCCAGGTAAACAGGTACAAAAAACTTAAAAAAGAAATTGTAGTTGCAAAATCTGTTGTAAGCAAAAAAGATTCACCATCATTGGATGCTGAATCAGAGACCGCTGATTCAATAATTTCTGAGCAGCCTTCTGTAAATGATGATCCTGGATATGACCAGCACAATAGAAAAGACAGAATTGAAGAAACCCAGGAATATGACCTGGCTCAATCAGGTATGGGCGGTGTGGCGGCACACCAGGATATTCTTCATGCACTTATGGAAATTAAAAAGACTATTCAGTCTGAGTTCAGTGCATTGAGAGCAGATTTAAGAAAATGGAGAGATGAGCAGTAAGCTTGCTTTGTTTGATTTCTTTAAATTCCAAAAATATAATATTTTTTCAAATATTCATCTTAGGAATATGCAGTAATGATTGTTTTTTGTGAGGATTGCGGCGGAAGAAATTTTGTTGATCCTGAAGAAGTCAAGAAGAGTGGAAAACCGGTCAGATGTACAGAATGCAATGATATATTAAAAATATCCATTCCTGTATCTTCTTCTGAATCTAGGACTGAAGAACCATTACCATCTATTTTGGAATTACGGCTTGGAGACCATCTTATTGAAGTCAGTCAGACTCGTCCTAGTGCCACAATGGGCAGGCAGGAACATAATGATTTTGAAATAATAGACACCCGTGTTTCAAGATCTCATGCACGGGTAGAATACCGAAAAGGGCAGTTCTTTGTTATTGATCACAGTACAAATGGAACCTATGTGATGATCAGCGGCAAAAAAGGTGTAAATCTGAAACGTAAAGAATTGGTACTGGAGGGCAGGGGTTTTATTACCCTGGGCAGAAAAATAGCTCCAGACTCGCCAAAAGCTGTTCACTTTGTCTTAAAATAATCCTCTTAAATATATCTATGGGACGGGTTTCAACCCCGCCCCCTGTAAAAAATCTAGGCACTTCTGGTATTATCTTGAACCAGCATTGTTGAAGGATCAACTATCAGGTCAGCAGCATTAGAATCCGGCCCCCCTTTAAGTGCTTTTACTTTTATATTTTTTTCATCTGGCTGAAGTTCAAATATAACTTCAAAATATTTCGCTATATCATAAAGAGGATATGGCATTCCATCAGGCCCGGGTTCCTTGTGCCTGTGGGTTTTTACTGCACACCAGACTGCAACACTGTGATCTTTTGCAAGTTTTTTTAACTCATCCACAGCATCCATCTGGGTTTTATCAAATGGAAAGCTGTCAATAATTATCATTTGAGGGAAAAAAATTCCCTGTTCTGTAAGATCTGCAAGCCTTTCTTTTAATATTGCAACACTAAAGGTCTCGGCTTTAAAGGTCATTATAAAACGATTTGGAAGTATAGTTTCCCAAAATAGATCCAATTTTTTTATATTAGACTGAAATGCAAGATTTCTAAATACTTCTTCATACCATAAACACACTTTTTCAACAGGCTCATTCAGGCTTATATGCAGAACTGTTCTGTCTCTTAAAAGTTTATCTATTGCAAGCTGAACCAGAAATGCTGTTTTTCCGACACCTGCCCGGGCTGTCAATGCTCCAAATTCTCCGGGACCAAGAATATCTTCAGCTTCAT from the Desulfonema limicola genome contains:
- a CDS encoding ComEA family DNA-binding protein — encoded protein: MTIKLLSTEKRAFILFYLVTILLFLPKTAKSDNCLGWTDTAVKLLPDSSFALIEINPDETAGKKIIRHCPYQDPKGKIDYEQLIYEIGSFNKEVWFNEENKETALKQLKIHYDDFIKNPANKNALDELININTAPLTKLVFLPRIGPVLAVKIACYRKTHPPFNSIEDIKQIEGIGQGTFNAVRHYISVR
- a CDS encoding ComEA family DNA-binding protein, whose protein sequence is MKKLGKLVVVIALAVFFMGTLATIQAADIVKIDINKATAEELTQLKKIGPKTAENIIEYRKKNGPFKTIEDLMQVKGIGEAIFKLNKDKIIVLKASPDKDIKKQNKDKDKDKDKNKDKDKDKDKDKDKPDDTKKSSKKSD
- the elbB gene encoding isoprenoid biosynthesis glyoxalase ElbB, coding for MGKKVGVVLSGCGVYDGSEIHEAVLTLFYLDKAGAETICMAPDMDFDTVNHLSQEKTGEMRNTLIESARIARGEIKNIKDIKALNLDAIIFPGGFGAAKNLSNFAEKGPDAVVHPEVDRILNEMVLANKPVGAICIAPAAVAKALSSKKPEVTIGSDQATASAIESAGGKHFVCAVDQIHIDQKNKIVTTPAYMLGPGIKDIAAGIEKLVNQIVSMA
- a CDS encoding GTP-binding protein; protein product: MAFVNLKNKEVQAKVVFYGPGRGGKTTNLEYIYSKFRERIKSDMVSIKTHGDRTLFFDFLPFEIGKIMGYDVRIQLYTVPGQVKYNATRRLVLKGVDGMVFVADSMVKQREKNLLSLKNLQENLAIYKKSIFKIPLVLQYNKRDLAKEGVELMSMEQMEKDLNSQLKVPSFGASAVTGENVIPSLKKIISLTMASLQNVLK
- a CDS encoding roadblock/LC7 domain-containing protein — encoded protein: MASDYDDDITFTEYTLGQEQLEKIEEILIEDLINSGVHSVLLIDMAGNIIAKADNGACEHDVYSLAALASANFAAVDTMAKIVGEDEFSLLFHKGETESIHFSKVQSEFLLISIFGKKVSLGLLRLKVAEAIEKIKDVWKQ
- a CDS encoding FHA domain-containing protein yields the protein MIVFCEDCGGRNFVDPEEVKKSGKPVRCTECNDILKISIPVSSSESRTEEPLPSILELRLGDHLIEVSQTRPSATMGRQEHNDFEIIDTRVSRSHARVEYRKGQFFVIDHSTNGTYVMISGKKGVNLKRKELVLEGRGFITLGRKIAPDSPKAVHFVLK
- a CDS encoding AAA family ATPase, which codes for MLKKELIRRNPLKLMGYEAEDILGPGEFGALTARAGVGKTAFLVQLAIDKLLRDRTVLHISLNEPVEKVCLWYEEVFRNLAFQSNIKKLDLFWETILPNRFIMTFKAETFSVAILKERLADLTEQGIFFPQMIIIDSFPFDKTQMDAVDELKKLAKDHSVAVWCAVKTHRHKEPGPDGMPYPLYDIAKYFEVIFELQPDEKNIKVKALKGGPDSNAADLIVDPSTMLVQDNTRSA